TCTGGTATATTTGGATCACTTACTAGAATCATAAAAAGCAGTCTGATTTATGAATTTACAATTTGTCCCCCTATGCATATAGattcaaatgtaaaaatacatcatcagttttttctacTTGAGACATGTCATGTGTTACCTGCGGAGGTAATTTCTTCACCTCTTTTCATTCCCAATcttttataaatttctctctcAGGATCGACATAGATTTCATGACAATACCCTGTCAGTTTGCAGAAAGGCTACAAAAAGAGAATATTTGGaatttttataaggaaaaaaaaagagagaaaagtaattATAATCTAActtaattttagtaaatttaacCTACACTTAGTGGTTcaagtcatacaattttttttatgtctgttAGTTTTTCAATTGTTATATATTTACCTCAATATGATGGTAGGACGACTGTCCAATCACTATAAGGGTGACGCTTGCCTCCTTCAGGAGAAAAAGACACACGTACATACAATTAAGAAATGATGTTTTCTACAACTTCCCCTTATccaactttttttctattttaatgccATCTATAGGCTTCTAGAAGAATGGAATAAACAGCAAAATTGTGTCAAAGCAAAGAAATGtatgctaaaatatatttaattaattcagATGATCTTTTGCTaagtaataactttaaaataaaagtcgATAATTCTCTATACTccaaaaatgtactttaaaaaagaactattaaAGTAGGGTTattaaattggttttatttttttcacatcccACTTGGTCTGGACTGCTGAAACAGAGCTGAGTTTTACAAAGGCTACCAATGCCTTCCCTGAAACACTCTCCTGGGGACAAACCTGTATGTGCCTGAAGAAAAACACATGTATTTGTCTGTCACAGGATTGTGGAATGTGCACCCTGTTTGTTACAAATACAATTTTCCACCTTTAGGATAtattagtattttcttacaatgaataactatttggagtggggtttttttttctaattttttattattattgattttagcgagagaggaagtgggggagagagatagggagggagggaggagataaagagagagagagagagggagagagagagagagagaaagacaggaacattgagctctttctgtatgtgccttaatggatcgaactggcaacctctgctgctttgggaggatgtcctaaccaactgagccatccccCAGGGCTGCAGtgctttttattacaaaaataaaggaGGGAAATATCAATAATTGCCAGCATTTGTATTTTTGGTTACTGTCATTCAACATTTGTGAATAGGCAGGTTACTACGTAATATCAAAATTATTACTATGGTTAGTATGTATATAAGTGGGCAGTAACCAACACATTAAGACAGAATCAGATCTTTTGGAAGCTCTTGAGAGACGTGTGGAAAGATAGTAATCTGGTATTGGAATATCTGTGCAGGAAAGGCAATGCACTGCACACCTGATCCCACCACACTTCTTATAAATGACAAGTGACTTGCACAAGGTCGCCCTGAAGCAGGGCACGCTGCTGCTCACTCAGAAAACTTACTTGTAAGAAAATCTTGGGGATTTTGGCTAGATCTTCTACGTATTCCTTGCAGGTGTAACACAGGAAATGCTGAAATCCCAACACagtaaaaaagaacaagttaGCAACTAACACACTTAACGTCCCTTAAAGACCAAGTACATGAACTGTACTTCGTTTTGCGTGACTCGAACTCAATATCCAAGTTGGGTAAAAGAAAAGTATCAAGGCGCCCAACGCGTAGGTAAAAAGGGTCGCACCCAGTCCCTGCTAGGCCTCCTCACTTGCTGAGACATGGCCTCGACTCAGGAGATATTTGTCTGTTCTCGTTACCGGAAGCGAGAGGACGCTTCGTATTCAGGACGCCTCTAGTGGATGACAACGGCAAAGACCCGGCGGCCACCGCTCTCGACCCCGGACCCTCCGAGGGCCCCGATGTGCCCCCGAGCCGGGGCTCCCAGCCCGCTGGCGAGGTACGGGCTCCCGGCCGCCCGCGCTCACCCGCACGAAGACTACGATGGCCCGGCGCTCCTGAAACAGCGCGCCGAACGGCACCCGCCTCCCGGACGCGTCCAGCACTGGAAGCTCGGCCACAGCGGCGGCCAGCGGCTGCCCCGGCTCGGGGCCGCTTGGGATTCGGGCAGCGGCGATACGGCCGCTGACCTGCCGCGTGATCGGGGCCAGAGCTGGGGAGGCCATTACACCTGCTTCCGCGGGCCGGGGTTCACGCCGGCCGCGCGTGCCAAACCCGTCTCCACTGTGGTGGGCGCCAGGAACCCAGCGCAGCCCGGGAGGGGCGCGGGAGAAGGCGGGGCGCAGGAGGAGGCAGGGCTCTGGCAAGGCGGGGTGCGGAGGAGGCGGGGCGCAGGAGGAGGCGGGGCGCAGGAGGTGGCGGGGCGCAGGAGGAGGCGGGGTGCGGAGAAGGCGGGGTGCAGAGAAGGCGGGGCTCAAGAGGAGGCGGGGTTGCTTGGAATAGCTGTGGGTTGGGGCGCGGGCTGAGGCGGGGCGCGCGGAGTGCCTATGGGCCGGGGTGCAGGGTACCCATAGAATTGGGCCGCGCACGCCCCTTGGCTCCTAGGTGAGACCTGCAGGTCTTAGTAGGAAGAGTAAGG
The DNA window shown above is from Saccopteryx bilineata isolate mSacBil1 chromosome 2, mSacBil1_pri_phased_curated, whole genome shotgun sequence and carries:
- the PRXL2C gene encoding peroxiredoxin-like 2C isoform X2, which codes for MASPALAPITRQVSGRIAAARIPSGPEPGQPLAAAVAELPVLDASGRRVPFGALFQERRAIVVFVRHFLCYTCKEYVEDLAKIPKIFLQEASVTLIVIGQSSYHHIEPFCKLTGYCHEIYVDPEREIYKRLGMKRGEEITSAGHYIHFIHRDRNRLDHKPINSILQLVGVQHVDFTSRPSVIHV
- the PRXL2C gene encoding peroxiredoxin-like 2C isoform X1, whose product is MASPALAPITRQVSGRIAAARIPSGPEPGQPLAAAVAELPVLDASGRRVPFGALFQERRAIVVFVRHFLCYTCKEYVEDLAKIPKIFLQEASVTLIVIGQSSYHHIEPFCKLTGYCHEIYVDPEREIYKRLGMKRGEEITSAGQSPHIKSNILSGSFRSLWRAVTGPLFDFQGDPVQQGGTLILGPGHYIHFIHRDRNRLDHKPINSILQLVGVQHVDFTSRPSVIHV